Proteins from one Nakamurella multipartita DSM 44233 genomic window:
- a CDS encoding RICIN domain-containing protein: protein MSRRTTGDGPTALRALARRGLLSLVAASTAATIALVPVAPATATPVIVVPAAAVASAPIADPGAAAPSAAPTTDPAPTPAPTPASTPAPASTPAPAPTPAPAPAAAVAPAPAAATATTTDPAPTGSPAPAPAAGSPSASTPASTAPSTVVPSSTFSLSPAARSFLSALNLNLGSGPVTGTLDGSVLTVAVGAPAVAFPLPTPGQTVSFTGATLTIDESTRTLTLTAAVTTGNGLGGSLSVSIANADATDLTGADLTATLDITGISVLGTTVEVSGSLSATGGRLAASLTGRLSSDGVVADGVLTVKSGSTITLATDTGLSVNGTAVLGSGPTAFTVIVSGAIKDGRNWSLSVDNTAETPQFSPVDGLSISPAFAGTITDANGTVTFDVAGDDTGSWQTGPATLSLTHVEVSNAAPRDGLACPAVDPGQVWFDIQGGVADPAAGIAGSAQACVVPAAKAFQITASAPSITLPNAAHFSLDQPSVSITGSGVGTAQAKVAVSAAATLTVAPDADHTVHTPVTLSFADDGSFTASAGIDLGALGVGSGQGTLVLASKQIAQFDPTTVGATGQKFDLPAGVTLLFAYQPSGAVSAALKNLQLPAPKSIAARATLSDNGFEATAQLQFGDRDQGAKLFAQNTPGGAAAYINSLGLDFQLGSASGTVTVSGSAFLVLSKLYASGTASRVQVTLGGSLGVSAQGAVSVSLQFDIKGLGGPWTDAFGIPGLSVSEVAGRIGVKDSPETAGIPLPTLAFKVDNVQLPKAWNDAIGIQAGATTSLNLVLDVNNPVLGFSIAGQTPDAVALKPFTIIKSVAGKSIPSSLPDSVQVKTAQLLFAPLGGTDAAGKAINPGATLVFDSAVAGVPVHVDGNVAVLPYPSLTADASVGNFAVGPVTLANTDLKITLSADPSNPQADFSFHGGFTDKTSGISFLAGIDEGASASLASAAVSLHIAGGQPQYLQAAADLTGSVSISPRDGSVSFAASGNAAVAVNGLNLASVPFSYSTTSGALWQQLQGSAGQVAQAFKSAYGWTDAQAAAALNTLRATPAQIAGALQSAYGDGSDAVMKVLLKTGFSVDTSIATVKSILGAADNQIASTLAQLGYQQTQIATLLNRFYGDADARIASVLLGLGNTATSVAGTLHTVFGDTDRQVAVAFQQIGVPAQTIEAALTNAFGDGQAAIYNLMTSIGSAGTGTLDALAGVFNSGAYSPSAHPWWSVPLLWDVSNASTAEGAPVLQWSWNGGHNQQWYVLPTDGGFAELVNRNSGKCLAAPGYNAGQQLIQVACTGNPGQQWYLGVYPGQSLTGQTKTVWNRATGLYADVSGASTAAGAAIDQWYYNGNWNQQWYFGPAVG, encoded by the coding sequence ATGTCCCGACGAACCACCGGTGATGGCCCCACCGCCCTGCGCGCCCTCGCCCGCCGCGGCCTGCTCAGCCTGGTCGCGGCCTCCACCGCCGCCACCATCGCACTGGTGCCGGTGGCCCCGGCGACGGCCACGCCCGTCATCGTGGTCCCGGCGGCTGCGGTCGCGTCGGCGCCGATCGCCGATCCGGGGGCCGCCGCGCCCTCGGCGGCCCCAACCACCGACCCGGCCCCCACGCCCGCCCCGACCCCGGCCTCGACGCCCGCGCCGGCCTCGACGCCCGCGCCGGCCCCGACACCCGCGCCGGCGCCGGCCGCGGCGGTGGCTCCGGCTCCCGCCGCCGCCACGGCCACGACGACCGACCCGGCCCCGACCGGCAGCCCGGCTCCGGCTCCGGCCGCGGGGTCGCCGTCCGCCTCCACCCCCGCCTCCACCGCACCCTCGACAGTGGTTCCCAGCAGCACCTTCTCGCTGTCCCCGGCGGCCCGGTCGTTCCTGTCCGCCCTGAACCTGAACCTGGGATCCGGGCCGGTCACCGGCACCCTGGACGGCTCGGTGCTCACCGTCGCCGTCGGCGCCCCCGCCGTGGCGTTCCCGCTGCCCACCCCCGGCCAGACGGTCTCCTTCACCGGCGCCACCTTGACCATCGACGAGTCCACCCGGACGCTGACCCTCACCGCCGCGGTCACGACCGGCAACGGTCTCGGCGGTTCGCTGTCGGTGAGCATCGCCAACGCCGATGCCACCGATCTGACCGGAGCCGACCTGACCGCCACCCTCGACATCACCGGGATCTCCGTGCTGGGGACCACGGTGGAGGTCTCCGGCTCGCTGTCCGCCACCGGCGGCCGGCTCGCCGCCTCCCTGACCGGCAGGCTGAGCAGCGACGGCGTCGTCGCCGACGGGGTGCTGACCGTCAAGTCCGGGAGCACCATCACCCTGGCCACCGACACCGGCCTGAGCGTCAACGGCACCGCCGTCCTCGGTTCCGGCCCGACGGCTTTCACCGTGATCGTGTCCGGTGCGATCAAGGACGGCCGGAACTGGTCGCTGAGCGTGGACAACACCGCCGAGACGCCACAGTTCAGCCCGGTCGACGGCCTGAGCATCAGTCCGGCGTTCGCCGGAACGATCACCGACGCCAACGGGACCGTCACCTTCGATGTCGCCGGGGACGACACCGGGAGCTGGCAAACCGGCCCGGCCACGTTGTCCCTGACGCACGTGGAGGTGTCCAACGCCGCTCCCCGGGACGGATTGGCCTGTCCCGCGGTCGATCCCGGCCAGGTCTGGTTCGACATCCAGGGCGGCGTGGCCGATCCGGCGGCCGGGATCGCCGGTTCCGCGCAGGCCTGCGTGGTACCGGCGGCCAAGGCGTTCCAGATCACCGCGAGTGCGCCGAGCATCACCCTGCCCAACGCGGCCCACTTCTCGCTGGACCAGCCATCGGTGTCGATCACCGGCAGCGGCGTCGGGACGGCGCAGGCCAAGGTCGCGGTGTCGGCCGCCGCCACCCTGACGGTGGCGCCGGACGCCGACCACACGGTCCACACTCCGGTCACCCTGAGTTTCGCCGACGATGGCAGCTTCACCGCTTCGGCCGGGATCGATCTAGGCGCGCTCGGCGTCGGCTCGGGCCAGGGCACCCTGGTGCTGGCCAGCAAGCAGATCGCCCAGTTCGACCCGACGACCGTGGGGGCGACCGGTCAAAAGTTCGATCTGCCGGCCGGCGTCACGCTGCTGTTCGCCTACCAGCCCTCGGGTGCGGTGAGCGCGGCGCTCAAGAACCTGCAGTTGCCCGCCCCGAAATCCATCGCCGCCCGGGCCACCCTGTCCGACAACGGGTTCGAGGCGACCGCTCAGCTGCAGTTCGGCGACCGGGACCAGGGCGCCAAGCTGTTCGCGCAGAACACCCCCGGTGGCGCCGCGGCCTACATCAACTCCCTGGGTCTGGATTTCCAACTGGGTTCGGCCAGCGGCACGGTGACCGTGTCCGGGTCGGCCTTCCTCGTGTTGTCCAAGCTGTATGCCAGCGGCACGGCCTCCCGGGTCCAGGTCACGCTCGGCGGCAGCCTGGGGGTCAGCGCGCAGGGGGCGGTGTCGGTCTCCTTGCAGTTCGACATCAAGGGTCTGGGCGGGCCGTGGACCGACGCGTTCGGCATCCCCGGTCTGTCGGTCAGTGAGGTCGCCGGCCGGATCGGGGTGAAGGACAGTCCGGAAACCGCCGGCATCCCCCTACCCACGCTGGCCTTCAAGGTCGACAACGTGCAGCTGCCCAAGGCCTGGAACGATGCCATCGGCATCCAGGCCGGCGCCACCACCTCGTTGAATCTGGTGCTGGACGTGAACAACCCGGTGCTCGGCTTCTCGATCGCCGGCCAGACCCCGGATGCGGTCGCGCTCAAGCCCTTCACCATCATCAAGTCGGTGGCCGGGAAGTCGATCCCGTCGTCCTTGCCGGATTCGGTGCAGGTCAAGACCGCGCAGCTGCTGTTCGCCCCGCTGGGCGGCACCGACGCCGCGGGCAAGGCGATCAACCCCGGGGCGACCCTGGTCTTCGACAGCGCCGTGGCCGGTGTACCCGTGCACGTGGATGGCAACGTCGCCGTGCTGCCTTACCCGAGCCTGACCGCCGACGCGAGCGTCGGCAACTTCGCGGTCGGGCCGGTCACCCTGGCCAACACCGACCTGAAGATCACGCTGTCCGCGGATCCGTCGAACCCGCAGGCGGACTTCAGCTTCCACGGCGGATTCACCGACAAGACCAGCGGCATCTCGTTCCTGGCCGGCATCGACGAGGGCGCCTCCGCCTCCCTGGCCAGCGCCGCGGTGTCGCTGCACATCGCCGGTGGCCAGCCGCAGTACCTGCAGGCGGCGGCGGACCTGACCGGTTCGGTCTCGATCTCGCCCAGGGACGGCAGCGTCTCCTTTGCGGCCTCGGGCAATGCCGCGGTCGCGGTGAACGGGCTGAACCTGGCGTCCGTGCCGTTCAGCTACTCGACCACCAGCGGCGCGCTCTGGCAGCAGCTGCAGGGCAGCGCGGGCCAGGTGGCCCAGGCGTTCAAGAGCGCCTACGGATGGACCGATGCCCAGGCCGCGGCCGCGCTGAACACCCTGCGGGCCACGCCGGCCCAGATTGCCGGGGCCCTGCAATCGGCCTACGGCGACGGCTCTGACGCGGTGATGAAGGTCCTGCTCAAGACCGGATTCAGCGTCGACACCAGCATCGCGACGGTGAAGTCGATCCTCGGGGCGGCGGACAACCAGATTGCCAGCACCCTTGCTCAGCTGGGCTACCAGCAAACCCAGATCGCGACCCTGCTGAACCGCTTCTACGGCGACGCCGACGCCCGGATCGCTTCCGTCCTGCTCGGTCTGGGCAACACCGCGACCAGCGTCGCCGGGACCCTGCACACCGTGTTCGGTGACACCGACCGGCAGGTCGCCGTGGCCTTCCAGCAGATCGGGGTGCCCGCCCAGACGATCGAGGCCGCACTGACCAATGCCTTCGGCGACGGGCAGGCGGCGATCTACAACCTGATGACCTCGATCGGCTCCGCCGGCACCGGCACCCTGGACGCGCTGGCCGGGGTGTTCAACTCCGGGGCCTACTCGCCGTCGGCGCACCCGTGGTGGTCGGTGCCGCTGCTGTGGGACGTGTCCAACGCCAGCACCGCCGAGGGTGCGCCGGTCCTGCAGTGGAGCTGGAACGGCGGGCACAACCAGCAGTGGTACGTGCTGCCGACCGACGGCGGGTTCGCCGAGCTGGTCAACCGCAACAGCGGCAAGTGCCTGGCCGCGCCGGGCTACAACGCAGGCCAGCAACTCATCCAGGTGGCCTGCACCGGCAACCCGGGGCAGCAGTGGTACCTGGGCGTGTACCCCGGGCAGAGCCTGACCGGCCAGACCAAGACCGTCTGGAACCGCGCGACCGGGCTGTACGCGGACGTCAGTGGGGCCAGCACCGCGGCCGGTGCGGCCATCGACCAGTGGTACTACAACGGCAACTGGAACCAGCAGTGGTACTTCGGTCCCGCGGTCGGATGA
- a CDS encoding HAD family hydrolase: MVTFDSSDLFDSPDSRAFEVDTAIFDVDGTLVDTNYQHALAWYRAFRRYDLTIPLWHIHRAIGMGGDQLIPHVAGEDVARRHAEDLDQAWTEEFRAMVDEVQPFEGARELLAEVKERGFRLVLASSGKQEFVTRFLELIDGRSIADAWTTSEDAEESKPAPDLLQVALAKVSGARGLMIGDSTWDCAAANRLSVPTLAVRTGGFSTEELRAAGAIGVFDSLVDLRRSLDRTPLARPR; encoded by the coding sequence ATGGTCACATTCGATTCATCTGATTTATTCGATTCACCCGATTCCAGGGCATTCGAAGTGGACACCGCGATCTTCGACGTCGACGGCACGCTGGTGGACACCAACTACCAGCACGCGCTGGCCTGGTACCGCGCCTTTCGCCGGTACGACCTGACCATTCCGTTGTGGCACATCCACCGGGCCATCGGAATGGGCGGCGATCAGCTCATCCCGCACGTGGCCGGCGAGGACGTCGCCCGGCGGCACGCCGAGGACCTCGATCAGGCGTGGACCGAGGAATTCCGCGCGATGGTGGACGAGGTGCAGCCGTTCGAGGGGGCCCGGGAATTGCTGGCCGAGGTGAAGGAGCGCGGCTTTCGCCTGGTGCTGGCCAGCTCGGGCAAACAGGAGTTCGTCACCCGCTTCCTCGAGCTGATCGACGGCCGGTCGATCGCCGACGCCTGGACCACCTCCGAGGACGCCGAGGAGAGCAAACCGGCGCCCGACCTGTTGCAGGTGGCGCTGGCCAAGGTGTCCGGGGCGCGCGGGCTGATGATCGGCGACTCGACCTGGGACTGCGCCGCCGCGAACAGATTGTCGGTGCCCACGCTGGCGGTGCGGACGGGCGGCTTCTCCACCGAAGAACTCCGGGCGGCCGGAGCGATCGGTGTCTTCGACTCGCTGGTGGATCTGCGGCGGTCGCTGGACCGAACGCCGTTGGCGCGTCCGCGCTGA
- a CDS encoding phospholipase C, with the protein MLSAGLLLVVVSAAPAAADPSSWSGHGGRAPTINGFKNVVVIYEENHSFDNLYGSWGPVNGEPVTGLADARQVNTTQITQDGDAYGCLLQDDVNLSSPSPVPTTCVDQAHHVPASGFANTHFTIDDFIRPKDKTCPAPGTSAPNGVLKGSDGATRGGCTRDLVHRFYQEQYQLNGGRQNRYVTGSDAVGLTMGVYDTTTLPIYQYLHRRGAPNYVIADHFFQAAFGGSFLNHHYLVAARAPVDTDPTHTGGAANLHSVVDGAGFPNSSYPLYTPTAGASVKDAQLTQACPSALPNLACGDYAVNTMQPTSPPFGGGSKLPLIDDAVYPNIGDRLTEAKISWNWYSGGWSDADAGHPGPLFQYHHQPLNYFAAYAPGQPGRSHLRDETEFIQAARRGQLPTVSFVKHYGAENEHPGYASEPDGSDHLVDLIKAITSGPQARDTLIVVTYDEFGGQWDHVSPPGLGNTDGPSDQFGPGTRIPALLISTGFHRSGVDHHSYDTTSIMATLEHALNLPPVATRDAQVTDLTAAIRTGTRH; encoded by the coding sequence GTGCTGTCTGCGGGACTGCTGCTGGTGGTCGTCAGCGCCGCCCCGGCCGCCGCCGACCCCTCGTCGTGGTCCGGTCACGGCGGCCGCGCACCCACCATCAACGGGTTCAAGAACGTGGTGGTGATCTACGAGGAGAACCACAGCTTCGACAACCTCTACGGATCCTGGGGTCCGGTCAACGGCGAACCGGTCACCGGGCTGGCCGATGCCCGGCAGGTCAACACCACCCAGATCACCCAGGACGGCGACGCCTACGGCTGCCTGCTGCAGGACGACGTCAACCTGTCCTCCCCCAGCCCGGTGCCCACCACCTGCGTCGATCAGGCCCACCACGTGCCGGCCAGCGGATTCGCCAACACCCACTTCACGATCGACGACTTCATCCGGCCGAAGGACAAGACCTGCCCGGCCCCGGGCACCTCCGCCCCGAACGGGGTCCTCAAGGGCAGCGACGGCGCGACGCGAGGTGGCTGTACCCGGGATCTGGTCCACCGCTTCTACCAGGAGCAGTATCAGCTCAACGGTGGTCGGCAGAATCGCTACGTCACCGGCAGCGACGCCGTCGGTCTGACGATGGGTGTCTACGACACCACGACACTGCCGATCTACCAGTACCTGCACCGCCGCGGCGCACCCAATTACGTGATCGCCGACCACTTCTTCCAGGCGGCCTTCGGCGGATCGTTCCTCAACCATCATTACCTGGTCGCCGCCCGTGCCCCGGTCGACACCGACCCGACCCACACCGGCGGCGCCGCCAACCTGCACTCGGTCGTGGACGGCGCCGGCTTCCCCAACAGCAGCTACCCCCTGTACACGCCCACGGCCGGTGCCTCGGTCAAGGATGCGCAACTGACCCAGGCCTGCCCGTCCGCGCTCCCCAACCTGGCCTGCGGCGACTATGCGGTCAACACCATGCAGCCGACCAGCCCGCCGTTCGGTGGCGGCTCGAAGCTGCCGTTGATCGACGATGCCGTCTATCCGAACATCGGTGACCGGCTCACCGAGGCCAAGATCAGCTGGAACTGGTACTCCGGCGGCTGGAGCGACGCGGACGCCGGGCATCCCGGGCCGCTGTTCCAGTACCACCATCAGCCCCTGAACTACTTCGCCGCGTACGCCCCGGGCCAGCCCGGACGCAGCCACCTGCGGGACGAGACCGAGTTCATCCAGGCCGCCCGGCGGGGCCAGCTGCCGACGGTGAGTTTCGTCAAGCACTACGGGGCGGAGAACGAACATCCCGGCTACGCCAGCGAACCCGACGGCTCAGATCATCTGGTCGATCTGATCAAGGCCATCACCTCCGGCCCGCAGGCCCGGGACACTCTGATCGTCGTCACCTATGACGAGTTCGGCGGGCAGTGGGACCACGTGTCGCCACCCGGGTTGGGCAACACCGACGGCCCGTCCGACCAGTTCGGTCCGGGCACCCGGATCCCCGCCCTGCTGATCAGCACCGGCTTCCACCGCTCCGGCGTCGACCATCACTCCTACGACACCACCTCCATCATGGCCACTCTCGAGCACGCGCTCAATCTGCCCCCGGTGGCGACGCGGGACGCCCAGGTGACCGATCTGACCGCCGCGATCCGGACCGGCACCCGGCACTGA
- a CDS encoding response regulator, translated as MTGAPVGETRILLVDDQPQFRRAAAALIGATAGLRLVGQAGSGEEAVELADRLRPDLIVMDVRLPGIDGTEACRRIRHRRPDIRVILVSTYERADLPGIDDCGATRFVRKQDFDVPSLTV; from the coding sequence GTGACCGGCGCTCCGGTGGGCGAGACCCGGATCCTGCTGGTGGACGATCAGCCGCAGTTCCGACGCGCCGCCGCCGCCCTGATCGGGGCCACGGCGGGCCTTCGGCTGGTCGGGCAGGCCGGCTCGGGCGAGGAGGCCGTCGAGCTGGCCGACCGGTTGCGACCCGACCTGATCGTCATGGACGTGCGGCTGCCGGGGATCGATGGGACCGAGGCCTGCCGGCGCATCCGGCATCGCCGGCCCGACATCCGGGTGATCCTGGTATCCACCTACGAGCGAGCGGATCTCCCGGGAATCGACGACTGCGGGGCCACGCGCTTTGTGCGCAAGCAGGATTTCGACGTACCGTCGCTCACCGTCTGA
- a CDS encoding response regulator transcription factor: protein MSHRVVLAEDNFLLREGLRGMLATVAGIEVVAGCADLPQTLSAIAELAPDVVLTDIRMPPDRRDEGIRVADHCRRVHPRIGVILLSQYAEPGYVRALLGQGTQRRGYLLKERVSDLDELVRAIDTVAGGGSVIDPKVVETLIDARTLAGDGEVGRLTRRERQVLEGIAQGRTNAAIAEALVLTSHAVEKHINSIFTKLGLSGDRVNHPRVRAALLYLAEGRR, encoded by the coding sequence ATGAGCCATCGGGTGGTGCTCGCCGAGGACAACTTCCTGCTCCGGGAGGGGCTGCGGGGCATGTTGGCCACGGTTGCGGGCATCGAGGTGGTGGCCGGGTGTGCCGACCTGCCGCAGACCCTGTCGGCCATCGCCGAGCTGGCCCCGGATGTGGTGCTCACCGACATCCGGATGCCCCCGGACCGCCGTGACGAGGGCATCCGGGTGGCCGATCACTGCCGCCGGGTCCACCCTCGGATCGGCGTCATCCTGCTCAGCCAGTACGCCGAACCGGGTTATGTGCGTGCGCTTCTCGGCCAGGGCACGCAGCGCCGGGGGTACCTGCTCAAGGAGCGGGTGAGTGACCTGGACGAGCTGGTGCGGGCCATCGACACGGTCGCCGGCGGCGGCTCGGTGATCGACCCCAAGGTGGTCGAAACGCTCATCGACGCCCGCACGCTGGCCGGCGACGGCGAGGTGGGCCGGCTCACCCGTCGGGAACGGCAGGTCCTGGAAGGCATCGCCCAGGGCCGGACGAACGCGGCCATCGCCGAGGCCCTGGTGCTCACGTCGCACGCGGTGGAAAAGCACATCAACTCGATCTTCACCAAACTTGGCCTGTCCGGTGATCGGGTGAACCATCCCCGAGTGCGGGCGGCGTTGCTCTATCTGGCGGAGGGACGACGGTGA
- a CDS encoding sensor histidine kinase, giving the protein MPDRRRVTALVLALRFVVALLAFAGAAAWSARSRPGGMPVWVVVLTMAAVGAVFALTAGPLTRVAERAVLRDRADGYQAGHALLRRMSTALPVEDVLPSLAETTGRTLQVDRSEVRVLLDGGQTLSQVWPERAGAQGAPVVVQVRHDGDTVGEIEADVTRTAGGRREAALLRQLAGPAGLAMSTVRLTAELQRRAASLARLNDQIAASNRRIGQARQHESDAITAEIRARVDPCLDAAADLIESALLTPADAPVLIDQAREQVAQGLAELRNLARRIYPPRLADGGLAAALEGWQLRAGVGVELAIEDDSRLRADPAVESCVYFLLVAALEHRPAAGRRQSVTVAVNADRVEVQVDVPMPDPARQNANRSIDQATVAAVTDRVEAFGGSITVTVADGRRTLRAWLPLGQEGRPE; this is encoded by the coding sequence ATGCCTGATCGTCGCCGGGTCACGGCGCTGGTGCTCGCCCTGCGATTCGTGGTGGCCCTGCTCGCGTTCGCCGGCGCCGCGGCCTGGTCGGCCCGATCCCGGCCGGGTGGCATGCCGGTCTGGGTCGTCGTGCTGACCATGGCGGCGGTCGGTGCCGTGTTCGCGCTCACCGCAGGTCCGCTCACCCGGGTGGCCGAGCGGGCGGTCCTGCGCGACCGGGCCGACGGCTACCAGGCCGGCCACGCCCTGCTGCGCCGGATGTCCACCGCATTGCCGGTCGAGGACGTGCTCCCGTCCCTGGCCGAAACCACCGGACGCACCCTGCAGGTCGACCGGTCCGAGGTGCGGGTCCTGCTCGACGGTGGTCAGACGCTGTCCCAGGTGTGGCCGGAACGGGCCGGGGCCCAGGGTGCGCCGGTCGTGGTCCAGGTGCGGCACGACGGGGACACGGTCGGCGAGATCGAGGCCGACGTGACCCGCACGGCGGGCGGCCGCCGGGAGGCCGCGCTGCTGCGGCAACTGGCCGGCCCGGCCGGTCTGGCCATGTCGACGGTCCGGCTGACCGCCGAGCTGCAGCGCCGGGCCGCGTCGTTGGCGCGGCTGAACGACCAGATCGCCGCGTCGAACCGGCGCATCGGCCAGGCCCGCCAGCATGAGTCGGATGCGATCACGGCCGAGATCCGGGCCCGGGTCGATCCTTGCCTGGACGCGGCGGCCGACCTCATCGAGTCTGCGTTGCTGACGCCGGCGGACGCACCGGTCCTGATCGACCAGGCGCGCGAGCAGGTGGCGCAGGGATTGGCGGAGCTGCGCAACCTGGCCCGGCGCATCTACCCGCCCCGGCTGGCGGACGGTGGTCTGGCCGCCGCCCTGGAGGGCTGGCAATTGCGGGCCGGTGTCGGCGTCGAGCTGGCGATCGAGGACGATTCGCGGCTGCGGGCCGACCCGGCCGTCGAGTCCTGCGTGTACTTTCTTCTCGTCGCTGCCCTCGAGCACCGTCCGGCCGCTGGTCGGCGGCAATCGGTGACGGTGGCCGTCAACGCCGATCGGGTCGAGGTGCAGGTGGACGTCCCGATGCCAGATCCCGCTCGGCAGAACGCCAACCGGTCGATCGACCAGGCCACGGTGGCCGCCGTCACCGACCGCGTCGAGGCCTTCGGTGGGTCCATCACGGTCACGGTGGCCGACGGTCGCCGCACCCTGCGGGCGTGGCTGCCCCTGGGGCAGGAAGGCAGGCCGGAATGA